The DNA window GACGCCAACGATAATGAAAACCGTGCTGCCGGAAGGACGCCAGCGGCGGGGCCTGGGTGGCGGCCCTACTGGACCCCGCCTCACCGTCACCGCCGGAACTCCCGGTAGGCGACCGTGCAGGCGACGAGGGTGAGCGAGACGACAACGCCCACATCGAGCGCGAGGGCGTGCTCCCGGTAGTCGATGATGAAGCCGCGCAGGAGGTCGATGGCGTAGGTCAGCGGATTGGACCGCACGAGCAGCACCAGCCACGCGGGGAACACCTGCTGCTGTTGCTGCACGCTCAGGCTGGGGTCGAGGGGAAAGACGCTGCTTGCCAGGAAGTACAGCGGCAGGATCAGGGCGTTCGAGAAGACGCCGAAGCCCTCGAAGGACCGCAGCCGCGAGGCGATCAGGAGCCCGACCGCCGTGAACGCCAGCGATACGAGCAGCATGACGCCGAGGATGCCCGGCAGCATCGCGGGCGTGATCGCCACGTCCACGTAGGGGGCGAGGAGGAGGACCAGCCCGCCCTGCAAGGTGGCAACCGTCGCCCCGCCGAGCAGCTTGCCGAAAAAGACGGCGCTGCGCGGCACGGGTGAGGCGAACACCTCCCGGAAGAAGCCGAACTGGCGGTCGTAGATCAGGCTGACCGCCGACTGGATGCTGGGGTAGAGGATGTTGAGCACCACCACTGCCGGGAAGATGTACTGCATGTAGGTGAAGGGCACCACGAAGGTCGTCTCCCGCAGCCCGGTGCGGAAGTACGGCGTCAGCCCCACCCCGAAGATGATGACCCACAGGAGGGGGCGGCTGAAGGCCCCAACGAGCTGCCCACTTTCACGCACGCTGCGTTTGACCTCGCGCGACCAGATCGCGTACAGGCAGGAGAGGTAGTACCGGGCGCCCGTCGTTGTTGAATAAGTAGTCACCGCGTGTGCTCCCCGCCGCCCCGCGCGAAGGCGAGCGT is part of the Deinococcus aestuarii genome and encodes:
- a CDS encoding ABC transporter permease yields the protein MTTYSTTTGARYYLSCLYAIWSREVKRSVRESGQLVGAFSRPLLWVIIFGVGLTPYFRTGLRETTFVVPFTYMQYIFPAVVVLNILYPSIQSAVSLIYDRQFGFFREVFASPVPRSAVFFGKLLGGATVATLQGGLVLLLAPYVDVAITPAMLPGILGVMLLVSLAFTAVGLLIASRLRSFEGFGVFSNALILPLYFLASSVFPLDPSLSVQQQQQVFPAWLVLLVRSNPLTYAIDLLRGFIIDYREHALALDVGVVVSLTLVACTVAYREFRR